A region from the Benincasa hispida cultivar B227 chromosome 10, ASM972705v1, whole genome shotgun sequence genome encodes:
- the LOC120088378 gene encoding probable N-acetyl-gamma-glutamyl-phosphate reductase, chloroplastic isoform X1, with protein sequence MTSSTFRSVSCLLKDESKILKLKKRNEGKVFVKCSMSTKAQKPQPEVRIGVLGASGYTGSEIVRLLANHPHFGITLMTADRKAGQPFSSVFPHLFTQDLPDLVAIKDADFSEVDAIFCCLPHGTTQEVIKALPKELKIVDLSADFRLQDPSEYEEWYGQPHRAVDLQKEAVYGLTEILRDKVKGARLVANPGCYPTSIQLPLVPLIKANLIQHGGIIIDSKSGVSGAGRGAKEANLYTEIAEGIYSYGITRHRHVPEIEQGLSEATKSKVTVSFTPHLMPMIRGMQSTIYVEMAPGMNTEDLYQHLKDSYKEEEFVRVLEKGVVPRTHNVRGSNYCHINVFPDRIQGRAIIVSVIDNLVKGASGQALQNLNLMMGFHETTGLLYQPLFP encoded by the exons ATGACGTCTTCAACCTTCCGTTCTGTTTCCTGTTTACTCAAG GATGAATCAAAGATTTTGAAGCTTAAAAAGCGAAATGAAGGGAAGGTGTTTGTTAAATGTTCAATGAGCACTAAAGCTCAAAAGCCACAGCCGGAAGTTCGCATTGGTGTTCTTGGAGCTAGTGGCTACACTGGCTCGGAG ATTGTTAGGCTTCTAGCAAATCATCCACATTTTGGCATTACTCTCATGACTGCTGATAGGAAAGCTGGTCAACCGTTTTCATCAGTATTTCCTCATCTATTCACACAA GATCTTCCAGATTTGGTGGCCATCAAAGATGCGGATTTTTCAGAGGTGGATGCAATATTTTGCTGCTTGCCACATGGAACAACGCAG GAAGTTATTAAAGCCCTTCCCAAGGAATTAAAAATTGTGGACCTTTCAGCT GACTTCCGCTTGCAAGATCCATCCGAATACGAGGAGTGGTATGGCCAGCCACATAGAGCAGTGGATTTGCAG AAAGAAGCCGTGTATGGTTTGACAGAAATTTTGAGGGATAAAGTCAAGGGTGCTCGTCTTGTAGCCAATCCTGGTTGTTATCCAACATCTATTCAACTTCCTCTTGTGCCACTAATAAAG GCTAATCTAATTCAACATGGGGGCATCATTATTGATTCTAAGTCTGGTGTTAGTGGAGCTG GACGTGGTGCCAAAGAGGCAAATTTATACACGGAAATAGCTGAAGGCATTTATTCTTATGGAATTACCCGCCATCGTCATG TTCCTGAAATTGAGCAGGGACTGTCTGAAGCCACAAAGTCAAAAGTAACCGTCAGTTTTACGCCACACCTAATGCCAATG ATTCGAGGTATGCAATCAACTATATATGTCGAAATGGCTCCAGGGATGAATACTGAGGATCTGTACCAACACTTAAAAGACTCCTATAAG GAAGAAGAATTTGTACGCGTGTTGGAGAAAGGAGTCGTCCCTCGTACTCATAATGTCCGAGGGTCTAATTATTGCCACATCAACGTCTTTCCCGACCGAATTCAAGGAAGAGCCATCATTGTTTCTGTT ATTGATAATCTTGTGAAGGGGGCTTCAGGTCAAGCGCTACAGAATCTCAATTTGATGATGGGATTCCATGAAACTACAGGGCTCCTTTATCAGCCCCTGTTTCCTTAA
- the LOC120088378 gene encoding probable N-acetyl-gamma-glutamyl-phosphate reductase, chloroplastic isoform X2: MTSSTFRSVSCLLKDESKILKLKKRNEGKVFVKCSMSTKAQKPQPEVRIGVLGASGYTGSEIVRLLANHPHFGITLMTADRKAGQPFSSVFPHLFTQDLPDLVAIKDADFSEVDAIFCCLPHGTTQEVIKALPKELKIVDLSADFRLQDPSEYEEWYGQPHRAVDLQKEAVYGLTEILRDKVKGARLVANPGCYPTSIQLPLVPLIKANLIQHGGIIIDSKSGVSGAGRGAKEANLYTEIAEGIYSYGITRHRHVPEIEQGLSEATKSKVTVSFTPHLMPMIRGMQSTIYVEMAPGMNTEDLYQHLKDSYKEEEFVRVLEKGVVPRTHNVRGSNYCHINVFPDRIQGRAIIVSVVS, translated from the exons ATGACGTCTTCAACCTTCCGTTCTGTTTCCTGTTTACTCAAG GATGAATCAAAGATTTTGAAGCTTAAAAAGCGAAATGAAGGGAAGGTGTTTGTTAAATGTTCAATGAGCACTAAAGCTCAAAAGCCACAGCCGGAAGTTCGCATTGGTGTTCTTGGAGCTAGTGGCTACACTGGCTCGGAG ATTGTTAGGCTTCTAGCAAATCATCCACATTTTGGCATTACTCTCATGACTGCTGATAGGAAAGCTGGTCAACCGTTTTCATCAGTATTTCCTCATCTATTCACACAA GATCTTCCAGATTTGGTGGCCATCAAAGATGCGGATTTTTCAGAGGTGGATGCAATATTTTGCTGCTTGCCACATGGAACAACGCAG GAAGTTATTAAAGCCCTTCCCAAGGAATTAAAAATTGTGGACCTTTCAGCT GACTTCCGCTTGCAAGATCCATCCGAATACGAGGAGTGGTATGGCCAGCCACATAGAGCAGTGGATTTGCAG AAAGAAGCCGTGTATGGTTTGACAGAAATTTTGAGGGATAAAGTCAAGGGTGCTCGTCTTGTAGCCAATCCTGGTTGTTATCCAACATCTATTCAACTTCCTCTTGTGCCACTAATAAAG GCTAATCTAATTCAACATGGGGGCATCATTATTGATTCTAAGTCTGGTGTTAGTGGAGCTG GACGTGGTGCCAAAGAGGCAAATTTATACACGGAAATAGCTGAAGGCATTTATTCTTATGGAATTACCCGCCATCGTCATG TTCCTGAAATTGAGCAGGGACTGTCTGAAGCCACAAAGTCAAAAGTAACCGTCAGTTTTACGCCACACCTAATGCCAATG ATTCGAGGTATGCAATCAACTATATATGTCGAAATGGCTCCAGGGATGAATACTGAGGATCTGTACCAACACTTAAAAGACTCCTATAAG GAAGAAGAATTTGTACGCGTGTTGGAGAAAGGAGTCGTCCCTCGTACTCATAATGTCCGAGGGTCTAATTATTGCCACATCAACGTCTTTCCCGACCGAATTCAAGGAAGAGCCATCATTGTTTCTGTTGTAAGTTG A